A genomic stretch from Patagioenas fasciata isolate bPatFas1 chromosome 10, bPatFas1.hap1, whole genome shotgun sequence includes:
- the CCDC51 gene encoding mitochondrial potassium channel, with translation MGPMKYKSSVSSVSCGLQYHHSLIKWSPKINLHIVRTYCSSAPKRPEARSAIEVTMGLLNRLTEAGTVLGKNSLQKVSATCKSWWDRYEEFVGINEVREAQGKVTEAENVFMIARGIVREARENVEAQQMKLKEIRDRLDRVSRDDSQYLELATLEHRLLQEEKRYRAAYLNAEESEREKFSLFSAAVRESHEKERTRAEKTKNWSIIGSVLGAIIGVLGSTYINRVRLQELKVLVLEAQKGPINLQEAIKEQAFSHSLQQKDLSDIIADLKTVLQTRTSQEIKEGALVTRKDRNDSVNIDALLIPLNEQLNYTKQVSSCLGSLQQQFNSLQESLAQMTLEMQNVKLAVHSRPTERAMPRSAVEGKGQVSAIRDVILELCDTERRLETQIKRNSIYSTAVTCAMFAVTLPVLYIILRGN, from the exons ATGGGGCCAATGAAATACAAGTCAAGTGTGTCCTCGGTGTCGTGTGGTCTGCAATATCACCATTCGCTGATAAAGTGGAGTCCAAAAATTAATTTACACATAGTACGGACTTACTGCTCATCAGCACCTAAGAGGCCTGAAGCCAGGTCTGCAATAGAAGTGACCATGGGTCTTCTGAATCGGCTGACAGAAGCTGGGACCGTTTTGGGAAAAAACTCCCTTCAAAAGGTGTCTGCAACGTGCAAGAGTTGGTGGGACAGATATGAAGAGTTTGTTGGAATTAACGAAGTTCGGGAGGCCCAGGGAAAAGTGACAGAG GCTGAAAATGTCTTTATGATAGCTCGGGGAATAGTGCGAGAGGCTCGTGAAAACGTAGAAGCCCAGCAAATGAAACTGAAGGAAATTCGGGACCGGCTGGACAGGGTCTCTCGGGACGACAGCCAGTATTTAGAACTGGCTACTCTGGAACACAGGCTGCTGCAG GAAGAGAAGAGGTACCGAGCTGCCTATTTAAATGCAGAAGAATCTGAGAGAGAAAAATTCTCTCTGTTCTCTGCAGCTGTAAGGGAAAGCCATGAGAAAGAGCGAACAAGAGCTGAAAAAACGAAGAACTGGTCTATTATTGGTTCTGTACTGGGAGCCATTATAGGTGTTCTTGGTTCCACCTACATTAACCGAGTAAGGCTGCAAGAATTGAAAGTCTTGGTGCTTGAAGCGCAGAAGGGCCCAATAAATCTGCAAGAAGCCATCAAAGAACAGGCCTTCAGTCATTCCTTACAGCAGAAGGATCTCAGTGACATCATAGCAGACCTGAAAACTGTGCTGCAAACAAGGACATCACAGGAAATAAAAGAAGGTGCTTTGGTAACTAGAAAAGACAGGAATGACTCCGTAAATATAGATGCTCTTCTAATTCCTTTAAACGAACAGCTAAACTACACTAAACAAGTCAGTTCATGTCTAGGGAGTttgcagcagcagtttaacagtcTGCAGGAGAGTCTGGCGCAAATGACTTTGGAGATGCAGAATGTTAAACTTGCGGTTCATTCCAGACCTACAGAAAGAGCGATGCCGAGGTCTGCAGTGGAGGGTAAGGGCCAGGTTTCTGCCATCAGAGATGTGATTTTAGAGTTGTGTGATACCGAGCGGAGACTGGAAACACAAATCAAGAGAAATTCTATTTACAGCACGGCAGTGACTTGTGCTATGTTTGCTGTTACTCTGCCAGTGCTCTATATTATACTTAGAGGGAACTGA